The following are encoded together in the Deltaproteobacteria bacterium genome:
- a CDS encoding acyl-CoA carboxylase subunit beta, which yields MGIKENLAELERRNREALLGGGEERIAKRHAEGKGSARDRIDQLLDPGSFVELDRFKTHRCLDFGMAERKIYGDGVVTGHGTIDGRLVFIFSQDFTVFGGSLSGAFAEKVVKIMDLAMKAGAPVIGLNDSGGARIQEGVVSLAGYADIFLRNVLASGVIPQISVIMGPCAGGAVYSPAMTDFILMVKNTGYMFITGPDVIRTVTHEEVTQEELGGADTHNTRSGVAHFEGANEADTLAMVRELLSFIPSNNLDDPPFVTTDDPPDRRDPALASIVPENPNKPYDMRQVIAAVVDDGDFFEVQQAFARNILCGFARLGGRSVGIVANQPAFLAGVLDIDASVKAARFVRFCDCFNIPLVTFVDVPGFLPGTAQEFGGIIKHGAKLLYAFCEATVPKITVITRKAYGGAYDVMSSKHIRGDVNLAYPTAEIAVMGPDGAVSIVFRNEIERAKDPAAERERLVAEYRRTFANPYKAAELGYIDEIIQPADTRPRLIGALEMLQNKRDRNPPKKHGNIPL from the coding sequence ATGGGAATCAAAGAGAATCTCGCAGAGCTCGAGCGCCGGAACCGCGAGGCGCTGCTCGGCGGGGGCGAGGAGCGCATCGCCAAGCGCCACGCCGAGGGCAAGGGCAGTGCGCGCGACCGCATCGACCAGCTCCTCGACCCGGGGAGCTTCGTCGAGCTCGACCGCTTCAAGACCCACCGCTGCCTCGACTTCGGCATGGCCGAGCGGAAGATCTACGGCGACGGCGTGGTCACCGGCCACGGCACCATCGACGGCCGCCTGGTCTTCATCTTCTCGCAGGACTTCACCGTCTTCGGCGGCAGCCTCTCGGGCGCCTTCGCGGAGAAGGTGGTCAAGATCATGGACCTCGCCATGAAGGCGGGCGCGCCCGTGATCGGCCTCAACGATTCGGGCGGCGCGCGCATCCAGGAGGGTGTGGTCAGCCTCGCCGGCTACGCCGACATCTTCCTCCGCAACGTGCTCGCCTCGGGTGTGATCCCGCAGATCTCGGTCATCATGGGGCCGTGCGCCGGCGGCGCCGTCTACTCGCCCGCGATGACGGACTTCATCCTCATGGTGAAGAACACCGGCTACATGTTCATCACCGGGCCCGACGTGATCCGGACGGTCACGCACGAAGAGGTGACGCAGGAGGAGCTGGGGGGCGCCGACACCCACAACACGCGGAGCGGCGTCGCGCACTTCGAGGGCGCCAACGAGGCCGACACCCTCGCCATGGTGCGCGAGCTCCTCTCCTTCATCCCGTCGAACAACCTGGACGATCCGCCCTTCGTGACGACCGACGACCCCCCCGACCGCCGCGACCCGGCCCTCGCCTCGATCGTGCCCGAGAACCCGAACAAGCCCTACGACATGCGCCAGGTGATCGCGGCGGTGGTCGACGACGGCGACTTCTTCGAAGTGCAGCAGGCGTTCGCGCGGAACATCCTGTGCGGCTTCGCGCGCCTCGGCGGGCGCTCGGTCGGCATCGTCGCCAACCAGCCGGCCTTCCTCGCCGGCGTGCTCGACATCGATGCCTCGGTCAAGGCGGCGCGCTTCGTCCGCTTCTGCGACTGCTTCAACATCCCGCTGGTGACGTTCGTCGACGTGCCGGGCTTCCTCCCCGGCACGGCGCAGGAGTTCGGTGGCATCATCAAGCACGGGGCGAAGCTGCTCTACGCCTTCTGCGAGGCGACCGTGCCGAAGATCACGGTCATCACGCGCAAGGCGTACGGCGGCGCCTACGACGTCATGTCGTCCAAGCACATCCGCGGCGACGTGAACCTCGCCTACCCCACCGCCGAGATCGCGGTCATGGGCCCCGACGGCGCCGTCAGCATCGTCTTCCGCAACGAGATCGAGCGGGCGAAGGACCCCGCCGCCGAGCGGGAACGGCTGGTCGCCGAGTACCGGCGCACCTTCGCCAACCCGTACAAGGCCGCCGAGCTCGGCTACATCGACGAGATCATCCAGCCCGCCGACACCCGCCCGCGCTTGATCGGCGCGCTCGAGATGCTGCAGAACAAGCGCGACCGGAACCCGCCCAAGAAACATGGCAACATCCCACTCTAA
- the accC gene encoding acetyl-CoA carboxylase biotin carboxylase subunit, which produces MATSHSKRPPFTRILVANRGEIAVRVMRACRELGIESVAVYSEPDRSALHVRQADHAYPIGPAAAAESYLRIDKLIAVALESRADAIHPGYGFLSERAAFAQACADAGVVFIGPSAHAIAAMGDKVEARRLMRKAGVPVVPGSDHALSSDGEVEKLASAIGFPVMLKAAGGGGGKGMRLVESPDQLKSALRAARSEARSAFGDDRVYVEKAIVRPRHIEVQVLGDTHGHVVHLYERECSVQRRHQKVIEESPSTALDEATRSEMGRVAVAAAKAVDYVGAGTVEFLVDQERRFHFLEMNTRIQVEHPITEAVTGVDLVKAQIEIAAGRPLGFEQADVVQRGWAIECRIYAEDPENNFLPAPGRIAVLRVPSGIGIRDDSGVYEGFEVSTHYDPILSKLVAWGATRDEAIGRMLRALGEYVIVGPTANVAFHRWALRHPAFRAGDIDTGFIARHFTPAALAEGTEADLPLIGAALAAIARGGTAVGANGAGPPGPPRSRWRELARREALRE; this is translated from the coding sequence ATGGCAACATCCCACTCTAAGCGCCCGCCCTTCACGCGCATCCTGGTGGCGAACCGCGGCGAGATCGCCGTGCGCGTCATGCGCGCCTGCCGCGAGCTCGGCATCGAGTCGGTCGCCGTCTATTCGGAGCCCGACCGCAGCGCCCTCCACGTCCGCCAGGCCGACCACGCCTACCCGATCGGGCCGGCAGCGGCCGCCGAGAGCTACCTCCGCATCGACAAGCTGATCGCGGTGGCTCTGGAGTCCCGGGCCGACGCGATCCACCCCGGCTACGGCTTCCTCTCCGAGCGCGCCGCCTTCGCCCAGGCGTGCGCCGACGCGGGTGTCGTCTTCATCGGACCGTCGGCGCACGCGATCGCGGCCATGGGCGACAAGGTCGAGGCCCGCCGCCTCATGCGCAAGGCCGGCGTGCCGGTCGTTCCCGGCTCCGACCACGCCCTCAGCTCGGACGGCGAGGTGGAGAAGCTCGCGAGCGCGATCGGCTTCCCCGTGATGCTGAAGGCCGCCGGGGGCGGCGGCGGCAAGGGCATGCGCCTCGTCGAGTCTCCCGACCAGCTCAAGAGCGCGCTCCGCGCCGCGCGCTCCGAGGCCCGGTCCGCCTTCGGCGACGACCGCGTCTACGTCGAGAAGGCGATCGTTCGCCCACGCCACATCGAGGTGCAGGTGCTCGGCGACACGCACGGCCACGTCGTCCACCTCTACGAGCGCGAGTGCTCCGTCCAGCGCCGGCACCAGAAGGTGATCGAGGAGTCGCCGTCCACGGCCCTCGATGAGGCCACGCGAAGCGAAATGGGCCGCGTCGCGGTCGCGGCGGCGAAGGCGGTCGACTACGTCGGCGCGGGCACGGTCGAGTTCCTGGTCGACCAGGAGCGGCGCTTCCACTTCCTCGAGATGAACACCCGCATCCAGGTCGAGCACCCGATCACGGAGGCGGTGACCGGGGTCGATCTCGTGAAGGCGCAGATCGAGATCGCGGCCGGGCGGCCGCTCGGCTTCGAGCAAGCGGACGTCGTCCAGCGCGGCTGGGCGATCGAGTGCCGCATCTACGCCGAGGATCCGGAGAACAACTTCCTCCCCGCGCCGGGCCGCATCGCCGTGCTGCGCGTGCCGAGCGGGATCGGCATCCGCGACGACTCGGGCGTGTACGAGGGCTTCGAGGTCTCGACCCATTACGACCCGATCCTCTCCAAGCTGGTCGCCTGGGGCGCCACCCGGGACGAGGCGATCGGCCGCATGCTGCGCGCCCTCGGCGAGTACGTGATCGTCGGCCCGACCGCCAACGTCGCCTTCCACCGCTGGGCCCTCCGGCACCCCGCCTTCCGCGCCGGCGACATCGACACCGGCTTCATCGCCCGCCACTTCACGCCCGCGGCGCTGGCCGAGGGGACGGAGGCCGACCTGCCCCTCATCGGCGCCGCGCTGGCCGCCATCGCGCGCGGCGGGACGGCCGTCGGCGCGAACGGGGCCGGCCCCCCTGGCCCGCCGCGCTCGCGCTGGCGGGAGCTCGCGCGGCGCGAGGCGCTCCGTGAGTAG